In the genome of Methylophaga nitratireducenticrescens, one region contains:
- a CDS encoding OprO/OprP family phosphate-selective porin, with protein sequence MRFKKHLLTAAIGLTLSFSSHASELETLINMLHENGMVTDEQYGRLMNELAENKASNEQQKAELDEKLADATKPSDVEISTNGGLTLKTRDGQFSTKVGGRLQVDAATYGGSPDMGDGTDIRRARLYLAGTLYRDWGYKLEYEFDNDSITDAFITYNGFENYQIMAGNFKDPFSLDYMISANNTMFMERALPTAFNAGRHIGVMGARNSKHWTLAAALMGDTVNDTRDADDRDEDEGWGWSTRGTLAPINEAGKVVHLGLGFNYRDLQPNNEVRFSQASETSVSSVRIVDTDDLANADTMLKSGLEFATVMGPFTAQAEYIRASVERDNISDADFDGWYLQSSYLLTGESRPYKNGVFGGIKPNRRVGDGGIGAWEVAMRYSSLDLNDGAIEGGEADSMTLGLNWYPVPMLRFSANYVHVLDVDGGTFDGQEPDVFQVRSQWAF encoded by the coding sequence ATGCGATTCAAAAAACACCTGCTGACAGCTGCCATTGGCTTAACGCTCAGCTTTTCATCACATGCATCCGAATTAGAAACACTGATTAATATGCTGCATGAAAATGGCATGGTGACCGACGAGCAATATGGTCGGTTAATGAACGAACTGGCAGAAAACAAAGCAAGCAATGAACAACAAAAGGCCGAGCTTGATGAAAAGCTGGCCGATGCGACCAAACCTTCTGATGTCGAAATATCCACAAATGGCGGCTTAACGCTCAAAACCCGTGACGGTCAGTTTTCGACCAAAGTGGGTGGTCGTCTGCAAGTGGATGCTGCCACTTATGGCGGCTCACCGGATATGGGGGATGGCACGGATATCCGTCGTGCTCGTTTATATCTCGCTGGCACCTTATATCGTGACTGGGGTTACAAACTGGAATACGAATTTGATAACGACAGTATTACTGACGCCTTTATTACCTATAATGGTTTTGAGAACTACCAAATCATGGCGGGTAATTTCAAAGATCCCTTCAGTCTGGATTATATGATCAGTGCCAATAACACCATGTTTATGGAACGTGCCTTGCCCACTGCTTTTAATGCCGGACGGCATATTGGGGTGATGGGAGCTCGTAATAGCAAACATTGGACTTTGGCTGCAGCTTTGATGGGCGATACAGTCAATGACACCCGTGATGCAGATGATAGAGATGAAGATGAAGGTTGGGGCTGGAGTACCCGAGGAACGCTGGCACCTATTAATGAAGCCGGCAAAGTGGTTCATCTGGGCTTAGGCTTTAATTATCGAGATCTGCAACCGAATAATGAGGTGCGATTCAGTCAAGCCTCTGAAACAAGTGTTTCAAGTGTTCGCATAGTCGATACAGATGATTTGGCAAATGCTGATACGATGCTGAAAAGTGGTTTGGAATTCGCCACAGTAATGGGGCCTTTTACTGCCCAGGCAGAATATATTCGTGCTTCAGTAGAGCGCGACAATATTAGCGATGCTGATTTTGATGGCTGGTACCTGCAAAGCAGCTATTTGCTTACCGGTGAATCCCGTCCTTATAAAAACGGCGTTTTTGGTGGCATAAAACCTAATCGCAGAGTGGGTGATGGCGGTATCGGTGCATGGGAAGTTGCTATGCGTTACAGCTCACTGGATCTGAATGATGGTGCAATTGAAGGGGGAGAAGCCGATTCAATGACCTTGGGGCTGAACTGGTATCCCGTGCCGATGTTACGGTTCTCAGCAAATTACGTACATGTCCTGGATGTCGATGGCGGAACGTTTGATGGTCAGGAACCTGATGTATTCCAGGTTCGCAGCCAATGGGCATTCTAA
- a CDS encoding MoaD/ThiS family protein: MSIQVKFFASLRESLRQSETAVEHASTVTEVWNQATQSAPLPDNLLVAINLDYANMQSQVKDGDEVAFFPPVTGG, from the coding sequence ATGTCTATTCAAGTCAAATTTTTTGCCAGTCTGCGAGAAAGCCTGAGGCAGAGTGAGACCGCCGTAGAACATGCCTCCACTGTGACCGAGGTATGGAATCAGGCAACCCAGTCTGCCCCCTTGCCCGATAACTTGCTCGTCGCTATCAATCTTGACTATGCCAATATGCAAAGTCAGGTGAAAGATGGGGATGAAGTTGCCTTTTTCCCACCGGTTACCGGAGGTTAA
- a CDS encoding molybdenum cofactor biosynthesis protein MoaE: MATHILDNDFQPYQWLTEFSQKMPAGRDGASANFIGTMRNYNDDASVRTMTLEHYPAMTQRYLEKLEKHAKTEWPLNDCLILHRVGKVFPGEAIVLIACWSAHRRAALDACNWLIEELKYKAPFWKKEQNQQGARWVESNTDGL, from the coding sequence ATGGCCACGCATATTCTTGATAACGATTTTCAACCCTATCAATGGCTCACTGAATTTTCCCAAAAGATGCCAGCGGGCAGAGATGGTGCTTCAGCCAATTTTATCGGAACCATGCGCAATTATAACGATGATGCTTCGGTACGAACCATGACACTGGAGCATTACCCGGCCATGACTCAGCGGTATCTCGAAAAGCTGGAAAAACACGCTAAAACCGAATGGCCTTTAAATGATTGTCTGATCCTGCACCGTGTGGGGAAAGTATTCCCAGGCGAAGCAATTGTGTTAATTGCTTGTTGGTCAGCACATCGCCGTGCGGCATTGGATGCCTGTAACTGGTTAATCGAAGAACTTAAATACAAAGCACCGTTCTGGAAAAAAGAACAGAATCAGCAAGGCGCGCGTTGGGTGGAATCCAATACCGATGGTTTATAA
- a CDS encoding DUF2333 family protein encodes MPTNSFLQRSRQVWWNIIDSFRDPDSRRQISKALLLITSIILFIFIVIMLWWGNPPSAFDPEVNARKIASEKQHEMVTGYTSTATLITIANTLLDKPGGYLTNDVMPPSVWMDNMPNWEFGVLVQIRDYSRSLRNDISRSQSQSAEDKDLIIAEPQFNFNSDSWLFPPTESEYRDGIKALESYLARLADPQRDEAQFYARADNLAAWLGIAEKRLGSLSQRLSASVGKIQINTALAGDPEAHQSTLTSPERVTKTPWLEIDDVFYEARGSIWAMIHLLKAAEHDFADVLQKKNALISLRQIIRELEATQATVWSPIILNGSGFGLFANHSLVMASYVSRANAAMIDLRRLLEQG; translated from the coding sequence ATGCCCACAAATTCTTTTCTTCAGCGCAGTCGTCAGGTGTGGTGGAATATTATTGATTCATTTCGAGATCCTGACAGCCGACGGCAAATATCCAAAGCTTTACTGCTGATAACCAGCATTATCCTGTTCATTTTTATTGTAATCATGCTTTGGTGGGGTAATCCACCCAGTGCTTTTGACCCTGAGGTAAATGCTCGGAAAATCGCCAGCGAAAAACAACATGAGATGGTCACTGGTTACACCTCCACCGCCACCTTGATCACTATTGCCAATACCTTACTTGATAAGCCTGGTGGTTATTTGACCAACGACGTGATGCCCCCATCCGTGTGGATGGACAATATGCCCAATTGGGAGTTCGGCGTGCTGGTGCAGATTCGTGACTACTCACGATCTCTACGTAACGATATCAGCCGATCCCAGTCACAATCAGCAGAAGATAAAGATCTTATCATTGCCGAACCGCAGTTTAATTTCAATTCGGATTCCTGGCTATTCCCACCGACTGAAAGTGAATATAGGGATGGAATTAAAGCATTGGAAAGCTATCTGGCCCGTTTAGCCGATCCGCAACGCGATGAAGCACAGTTTTATGCACGTGCAGATAATCTAGCAGCGTGGTTAGGTATAGCAGAAAAACGTCTGGGCAGCCTTTCTCAACGTCTCAGTGCCAGTGTCGGTAAGATTCAGATTAATACAGCTTTGGCAGGAGATCCTGAGGCCCATCAGTCAACCCTGACGTCACCTGAACGAGTCACCAAAACACCCTGGTTAGAAATAGATGATGTGTTTTATGAAGCCCGCGGTTCAATCTGGGCAATGATTCATTTGCTTAAAGCAGCAGAACATGATTTTGCCGATGTCTTACAAAAGAAAAACGCGCTTATCAGTTTGCGTCAAATAATACGTGAACTTGAAGCCACCCAAGCAACTGTCTGGAGCCCCATTATCCTCAACGGCAGTGGTTTTGGCTTGTTTGCCAATCATTCATTAGTGATGGCCTCTTATGTGTCACGCGCCAATGCCGCAATGATTGATTTAAGACGTTTGCTGGAGCAGGGCTGA
- a CDS encoding OprO/OprP family phosphate-selective porin: MSNFVPKLLFVFVLGLPLVSHASELRLLIDMLHENDMVSEEQYDRLLAELEQNQQQSAKEKQQITEQLELVTQPPEVEVTTKGGLRVSTTDGQFETRLRGRLMIDAADYDGAPQIADGTNIRRARLAWSGRIFSDWIYKLDYDFTDGGELKDSYIGYTGFSQARLRMGLMEIPLGLQYRSSSANSQLIERSLLGAFGGDRYIGMMADTKRQHWSATAGIFGDDANEQRERNDEGWGVGARVTMAPINHNNMVLHFGLATFYRHLNDQATLRFDEQPEARVAGFEIVDTGIIPGARTYTRSGVEWAAVGNRWSAQAEYMVTDVRRTVGQDVGFSGGHIQSGFFLTDDSLNYENGDFGSPQPNHHVGDGGVGAWELVARYSTLDLTDEDIIGGEIDSLTFGLNWYPVPMLRFSANYINVLNVDGGPSSGQEPRIFLVRSQWAF; encoded by the coding sequence ATGTCGAATTTTGTTCCAAAACTGCTGTTTGTTTTTGTTCTCGGTTTACCACTAGTAAGCCACGCTTCTGAATTACGTTTATTGATTGATATGTTGCATGAAAATGACATGGTCAGTGAAGAACAATATGACCGTTTGTTGGCCGAGCTGGAACAAAACCAGCAGCAATCTGCAAAAGAAAAACAGCAAATAACAGAACAACTTGAATTAGTCACTCAGCCGCCTGAAGTGGAAGTCACCACTAAAGGTGGGTTACGGGTTAGCACCACTGATGGTCAATTTGAAACCCGCTTGCGGGGGCGCTTAATGATCGATGCCGCCGATTATGATGGCGCGCCACAGATTGCCGATGGAACCAATATTCGTCGTGCTCGCCTCGCGTGGTCGGGCCGGATATTCAGTGATTGGATATACAAGTTAGATTACGATTTCACGGATGGTGGTGAATTAAAAGATTCGTATATTGGTTACACAGGTTTTTCTCAAGCTCGTTTAAGAATGGGGCTTATGGAAATTCCCTTGGGATTGCAATATCGCAGCAGTTCGGCCAATTCGCAGTTGATAGAACGCAGCCTGCTTGGGGCATTTGGTGGGGATCGTTATATCGGTATGATGGCCGATACCAAACGGCAGCATTGGAGTGCTACCGCTGGGATTTTCGGTGATGATGCCAATGAACAGCGCGAACGAAATGATGAAGGATGGGGGGTTGGTGCACGCGTCACCATGGCGCCCATCAATCACAACAATATGGTTTTACATTTTGGATTGGCCACTTTTTACCGGCATTTAAATGATCAGGCGACATTGAGATTTGATGAGCAGCCCGAAGCCCGAGTGGCCGGCTTTGAAATTGTTGATACCGGTATTATTCCTGGTGCACGAACCTATACCCGAAGTGGAGTGGAATGGGCAGCAGTAGGAAATCGCTGGTCTGCTCAGGCCGAGTACATGGTGACCGATGTACGCCGAACAGTGGGGCAGGATGTTGGATTTTCTGGGGGACATATCCAAAGCGGTTTTTTTCTGACCGATGATTCATTGAACTATGAAAATGGCGACTTTGGCAGTCCGCAACCAAATCACCATGTGGGTGATGGTGGTGTCGGGGCTTGGGAACTGGTCGCGCGTTACAGCACACTGGATCTAACCGACGAAGATATTATTGGTGGCGAAATAGACAGCCTCACTTTTGGGCTGAACTGGTATCCAGTGCCAATGCTACGATTTTCTGCCAATTACATTAATGTTCTGAATGTTGATGGTGGGCCAAGTTCAGGTCAAGAACCGCGTATTTTTCTGGTTCGCAGCCAATGGGCGTTTTAG
- a CDS encoding substrate-binding domain-containing protein — protein MKRLLFLFLLSNLLLAPVKAESLLKLSTTTSTDNTGLLGVLNQAFTEATDINVAVIAVGTGQALKLGANGDVDVALVHAPKAELEYVEDGYFIDRRYVMYNDFVLVGPADDPARIDSAETIIEAMQKIAQAGSRFVSRGDDSGTHKKERQLWDAADITPTGNWYVQAGQGMGAVLKIADEMSGYALTDRGTQIAFQKKMQLKLLFEGDGMLSNPYHIMAVNPEKHSHTQINMAKQYMDFVTGESGKRIIENFKVNNQQLFFTARPETK, from the coding sequence ATGAAACGTTTATTGTTCCTCTTTTTACTGTCAAACCTTTTGCTGGCCCCGGTAAAAGCAGAATCATTGCTTAAACTATCAACCACAACCAGTACCGATAATACGGGTTTGCTGGGCGTATTGAATCAGGCTTTTACCGAAGCAACAGACATTAACGTTGCAGTGATTGCCGTTGGCACCGGCCAGGCATTAAAGCTTGGCGCAAATGGAGATGTAGATGTGGCACTGGTGCATGCCCCTAAAGCTGAGCTTGAATATGTCGAAGATGGTTATTTCATTGATCGCCGCTATGTCATGTATAACGATTTTGTCTTAGTTGGTCCGGCAGATGATCCCGCTAGAATCGATTCCGCTGAAACCATTATCGAAGCCATGCAAAAAATTGCTCAAGCCGGTAGTCGTTTTGTTTCGCGCGGAGATGATTCAGGTACCCATAAAAAAGAACGCCAACTTTGGGATGCCGCTGATATCACTCCCACAGGAAACTGGTATGTGCAAGCCGGTCAAGGTATGGGGGCAGTATTGAAAATCGCTGATGAAATGTCGGGATATGCTTTAACAGATCGGGGGACGCAGATTGCCTTTCAGAAAAAAATGCAACTAAAACTTCTGTTTGAAGGAGATGGCATGTTATCCAATCCCTACCACATTATGGCGGTGAATCCTGAGAAACATTCCCATACTCAAATCAACATGGCTAAGCAGTACATGGATTTTGTGACGGGTGAATCGGGTAAACGGATTATCGAGAACTTTAAGGTGAATAATCAGCAATTGTTTTTCACCGCACGACCTGAAACCAAATAA
- a CDS encoding Gldg family protein — protein MNKQLLSKTGLILAVILFIAFIIVVNGNFKSARVDLTEDKLYTLSEGTLNILSSLQQPITLRFYYSEQVAQALPSLKAYAQRVQELLMEYQRASGGMIQVKIINPKPFSDHEQRAKQYGLQSIPIEGEADPLFFGVAGTNILDGLESIRFFQPEMEDVLEYDLTRLIYQLSDVERKNVAVMSSLPIDGEDYDPLKGQLDTEGGAKPWAVMGKLREMFNVSVLPEDIRRIPSSVDLLMVVHPKELPDQTLYAIDQYVLQGGKLITFVDPYAEIDVPEKDPDNPMAAMVANRSSNMPELLSNWGVERNPSDVVADRKTARQVDFGAQSNNQPIEYVLWNALTQENMNSDQRITSKLRKINVATAGHFKILDDATTEITPLLSSSDEAMLVDKRVVQFRNDPVALLTKYERGTISYPLAVRIEGQARTAFPDGAQGDNRTIIKMPDHLDEAKSGIDVIAIADVDLLDDRFWVIMQDFYGEDLAFNTSNNIDFIHNAIEELTGAEGLISVRARTGFTRPFVRVEALQREAERLYRAKERELENKLQQTRQRIARMQVERSGAGAEIMTPEQQKEIAEFRAIADRTELELRAVKGNLRKDIDQLETLVKFINIGLIPIVVAILALITGWLRVRKRTRGRFQS, from the coding sequence ATGAATAAACAACTATTATCCAAAACCGGTTTGATTTTAGCCGTTATTCTGTTTATCGCTTTTATTATTGTGGTTAACGGTAATTTTAAATCGGCCCGGGTCGATTTAACTGAAGATAAACTCTATACCTTGTCAGAAGGAACATTAAATATTCTTTCATCGTTACAGCAACCTATTACGCTGCGTTTTTATTATTCAGAACAGGTTGCACAGGCTTTGCCTTCTTTGAAAGCTTATGCCCAGCGCGTACAGGAATTGTTGATGGAGTATCAACGAGCCTCGGGTGGCATGATTCAGGTGAAAATTATTAATCCTAAACCCTTTTCTGACCATGAGCAGCGGGCCAAACAATACGGCCTGCAATCCATACCGATTGAAGGCGAAGCGGATCCGTTGTTTTTTGGTGTAGCAGGTACCAATATTCTGGATGGTCTGGAAAGTATCCGCTTCTTTCAACCAGAAATGGAAGATGTACTGGAATATGATCTGACACGATTGATTTATCAATTGTCAGATGTAGAACGTAAAAATGTAGCGGTAATGAGTTCGTTGCCAATTGATGGCGAAGACTACGATCCACTAAAAGGGCAGTTGGACACCGAAGGTGGAGCAAAACCCTGGGCAGTAATGGGAAAATTGCGTGAAATGTTTAATGTTTCGGTGTTACCGGAAGATATACGTCGAATTCCATCATCAGTTGATCTGTTAATGGTCGTACATCCTAAAGAATTGCCAGACCAGACTTTATATGCCATCGATCAGTATGTATTGCAGGGTGGGAAGTTAATCACCTTTGTGGATCCATATGCAGAAATAGACGTACCTGAAAAAGATCCGGACAATCCGATGGCAGCTATGGTCGCAAACCGTAGCTCGAATATGCCAGAGTTGTTGAGTAATTGGGGGGTTGAACGTAATCCTTCCGATGTGGTTGCCGACCGAAAAACGGCCAGACAGGTGGATTTTGGTGCTCAAAGTAATAACCAGCCTATTGAATACGTATTATGGAATGCGTTAACTCAGGAAAACATGAATTCCGATCAACGCATCACATCAAAGTTACGCAAGATTAACGTAGCTACCGCTGGGCATTTCAAAATTCTGGATGATGCCACAACAGAAATAACGCCCCTGCTGAGTTCTAGTGATGAGGCCATGCTGGTGGATAAACGTGTAGTGCAATTCCGCAATGATCCGGTGGCCTTGCTGACCAAGTATGAACGCGGAACAATCAGTTATCCATTAGCGGTACGTATTGAGGGCCAGGCTCGTACTGCCTTTCCGGATGGTGCACAAGGTGATAACCGAACAATAATAAAAATGCCCGATCATCTCGATGAAGCTAAAAGCGGTATAGATGTCATTGCTATTGCAGATGTGGATCTGTTGGATGACAGGTTTTGGGTGATCATGCAGGATTTTTATGGAGAAGATTTAGCTTTTAATACCTCTAATAACATCGACTTTATCCATAATGCCATCGAAGAATTGACGGGTGCAGAAGGGCTTATCAGTGTTCGTGCCCGCACGGGGTTCACGCGTCCTTTTGTGCGAGTTGAAGCGTTACAACGCGAAGCCGAAAGGCTTTATCGGGCGAAAGAGCGTGAGCTGGAAAATAAATTACAACAAACTCGTCAGCGTATTGCGCGTATGCAGGTGGAACGAAGTGGTGCAGGTGCTGAAATCATGACACCGGAACAACAAAAAGAAATTGCTGAATTCAGAGCGATTGCTGATCGTACCGAATTAGAATTACGGGCGGTGAAAGGTAACCTGCGTAAAGATATCGATCAGTTGGAAACGTTGGTCAAGTTCATCAATATCGGCTTGATTCCGATTGTGGTGGCGATACTGGCACTGATTACCGGATGGCTAAGAGTGCGTAAGCGTACTCGGGGTCGTTTTCAATCGTAA
- a CDS encoding ABC transporter ATP-binding protein has product MTLRVEIEDLAKHFGEIRAVDGVTFSVSKGEVLGFLGPNGAGKSTTMKMITGFLAPTRGTVRVCGYDVSTDPISVKANLGYLPEGAPAYADMTPDSFLKFIADIRGLSGADKKRAVASAAERSRILNVMYQPIETLSKGYKRRVGLAQAILHNPPVLIMDEPTDGLDPNQKHEVRTLINEMAEDKAIIISTHILEEVNALCTRNVVIASGKVVFDGTPAELEQKSRYHNAVVLSVNEIDNTKLLQYVAELDFVAETELLMAGNGIRVFPKDSAHITIALSEKIREQGWEIASLYAESGRLDEVFRSITLPRTAGVK; this is encoded by the coding sequence ATGACACTCAGAGTTGAGATAGAAGATCTGGCCAAGCATTTTGGCGAGATACGGGCTGTGGATGGTGTGACATTCTCGGTCAGTAAAGGCGAGGTACTTGGATTTCTGGGCCCGAATGGCGCAGGTAAATCCACCACAATGAAGATGATAACCGGCTTTCTGGCACCCACTCGCGGTACGGTCAGAGTCTGTGGTTATGATGTTTCAACGGATCCGATTTCGGTAAAAGCGAATCTGGGGTATTTACCTGAAGGCGCGCCTGCTTATGCGGATATGACGCCGGACAGTTTCCTCAAGTTTATTGCTGATATCCGTGGATTATCCGGAGCGGATAAAAAGCGTGCAGTAGCTTCCGCTGCAGAACGCTCCCGCATCCTGAATGTGATGTATCAACCGATAGAAACCTTATCCAAAGGTTACAAACGTCGGGTTGGTCTGGCACAGGCGATTCTGCATAATCCGCCAGTATTGATAATGGATGAACCGACTGATGGGCTGGACCCGAATCAAAAGCACGAAGTGCGTACGTTGATAAATGAAATGGCAGAAGATAAGGCCATTATTATCTCCACGCATATTCTTGAAGAAGTGAACGCTCTGTGTACCCGGAATGTGGTGATCGCCAGTGGAAAAGTCGTGTTTGATGGAACGCCTGCCGAATTGGAACAAAAATCACGCTATCACAATGCAGTCGTGCTGTCGGTCAATGAAATTGATAACACCAAACTGTTGCAGTATGTCGCCGAATTGGATTTTGTTGCAGAAACTGAATTATTGATGGCGGGTAACGGTATCCGGGTGTTCCCAAAAGACAGCGCCCATATCACTATCGCCCTGTCAGAAAAAATTCGTGAACAGGGATGGGAAATTGCTTCGCTTTACGCTGAGAGCGGTCGCCTTGATGAGGTTTTCCGCAGTATTACTTTGCCTAGAACTGCAGGAGTTAAATGA
- a CDS encoding DUF4340 domain-containing protein, translating into MLKKLNSLSILAILTAIMVVWMLITIYKAEDTSDDFSLLFPELFEQLSDVDNVTFKSEQDEFTLSRADKQWFIADYHNYPADDDLVRRMLVDMADARILELKTNDPELYPVLGVEGAEQGGSSFVIKLFKGQQEMVGLILGEARDLSAETSGPQQFYVRRINEDRSYLAEGYFQFSPMMLNWIDGLIVDIARERVARVDIIQPNGNTATLINLGQKDKFGTPEDREDTVFRYEQLGYDIAGTLYQMRLEDVQPVDEFSRGDAEVVRAEFLTYDGLKIIAQTSFNDGFYFSTFKAEFAPDAAPEVPEAIASLDILKTPEQVQEEVTEINAKVEPWVYRLGGFVGNNLMRAKADIVTEQDKVIPMPAGGFGQ; encoded by the coding sequence ATGCTGAAAAAACTTAATAGTCTTTCAATCCTCGCCATACTCACTGCAATAATGGTGGTGTGGATGTTAATCACCATATACAAAGCAGAAGATACCAGTGATGATTTTTCATTACTGTTTCCCGAATTGTTTGAACAGCTAAGTGATGTGGATAACGTCACTTTTAAAAGTGAACAGGATGAATTTACCCTCAGTCGTGCAGATAAACAGTGGTTCATTGCCGATTATCATAATTATCCTGCAGATGATGATTTGGTCAGAAGGATGCTGGTTGATATGGCTGATGCTCGTATTCTGGAACTTAAAACGAATGATCCAGAGCTATACCCCGTACTGGGGGTGGAAGGTGCAGAACAGGGTGGCAGTTCATTCGTTATTAAATTATTTAAAGGCCAACAGGAAATGGTTGGTTTGATTTTGGGGGAAGCCCGTGATTTAAGTGCTGAGACGTCAGGGCCACAACAATTTTATGTACGTCGAATAAATGAGGATCGTAGCTACTTGGCGGAAGGTTACTTTCAGTTTAGCCCAATGATGCTCAACTGGATTGATGGGCTGATTGTGGATATTGCACGTGAGCGTGTTGCCAGAGTGGATATTATTCAGCCTAATGGTAATACTGCTACCTTAATAAATCTGGGACAGAAAGATAAATTCGGTACGCCGGAAGATCGCGAAGACACTGTTTTTCGCTATGAACAGCTTGGTTACGATATAGCAGGCACCTTATACCAAATGCGTCTTGAAGATGTACAACCCGTTGATGAATTTTCCCGTGGCGATGCTGAGGTTGTTAGAGCTGAATTCCTTACCTATGATGGATTAAAGATTATTGCTCAAACATCGTTTAATGATGGTTTTTACTTTTCTACGTTCAAAGCTGAATTTGCCCCGGATGCTGCGCCTGAAGTACCGGAAGCCATTGCCAGTCTCGACATACTGAAAACACCAGAACAAGTACAGGAAGAAGTTACTGAAATTAATGCGAAAGTTGAGCCCTGGGTCTATCGTTTGGGAGGTTTTGTTGGCAATAACCTGATGCGGGCAAAGGCTGATATCGTAACTGAGCAGGATAAAGTCATTCCGATGCCTGCTGGTGGTTTTGGTCAGTAA
- a CDS encoding ABC transporter permease subunit gives MNMLNIWFIMKREFGGYFATPVAYVFIIIFLLLAGFSTFYVGNFFARGEADLYPFFSLHPWLYILLIPAISMRLWAEERKSGSIELLMTLPVSVFEAVLGKFFAAWAFTGLALILNFPLWITVNYLGNPDNGVIFTGFVGSFLMAGGFLAIGSCVSASTKNQVVAFVLSLIVSLIFVLAGYGIVLDFFSSWAPQPLVDAISSFSFLTHFDAISKGVIDLRDILYFAALIAIWLFANALIVNARKAD, from the coding sequence ATGAATATGCTGAATATCTGGTTCATCATGAAACGTGAATTTGGTGGTTATTTCGCCACTCCGGTTGCCTATGTTTTTATTATTATCTTTTTGTTGCTGGCTGGTTTTTCAACGTTCTATGTGGGCAATTTCTTTGCTCGTGGTGAAGCCGATTTATATCCTTTCTTTTCGTTACATCCCTGGTTATACATTTTGTTGATACCGGCAATTTCGATGCGTTTATGGGCCGAAGAACGTAAAAGTGGATCAATTGAGTTGTTAATGACTTTGCCAGTGTCGGTATTTGAGGCTGTACTGGGTAAATTCTTTGCGGCATGGGCGTTTACTGGCCTTGCGCTCATCCTGAATTTCCCGCTTTGGATCACGGTGAATTATCTTGGAAATCCGGATAACGGCGTGATTTTCACCGGTTTTGTAGGCAGTTTCCTGATGGCCGGTGGTTTTCTGGCCATCGGTTCCTGTGTATCAGCCTCCACCAAAAATCAGGTTGTTGCGTTTGTGCTGAGCTTGATTGTTAGCCTGATATTTGTGCTGGCGGGCTATGGCATTGTGTTGGATTTCTTTAGTAGCTGGGCACCACAACCACTGGTTGACGCAATCAGCTCATTCAGTTTTCTGACCCACTTTGATGCGATTTCCAAAGGGGTAATTGATTTACGTGACATATTGTATTTCGCAGCACTTATCGCTATCTGGTTGTTTGCCAACGCCCTGATAGTGAATGCACGTAAAGCCGATTAG
- the moaC gene encoding cyclic pyranopterin monophosphate synthase MoaC, whose product MAELTHFNQSGEAHMVDVGDKAVTQRRAIAKGRIIMLPETLNLIEQGNHKKGDVLGIARIAGIMAAKRTSDLIPLCHPLALSKVTVEFEIDAANNAVNCQAEVATAGQTGVEMEALTAIQITLLTIYDMCKAVDRGMVITDVCLQEKAGGKSGHWQRSV is encoded by the coding sequence ATGGCAGAATTGACGCATTTTAATCAATCTGGTGAAGCGCATATGGTCGATGTCGGCGATAAGGCGGTGACACAACGCAGAGCAATTGCCAAGGGACGGATTATTATGTTGCCCGAGACACTAAACCTGATCGAGCAGGGCAATCATAAAAAAGGTGATGTTTTGGGTATTGCCCGCATCGCCGGCATTATGGCGGCCAAGCGCACCTCGGATTTAATTCCGCTATGTCATCCGCTGGCATTAAGTAAAGTGACTGTCGAGTTTGAAATTGATGCAGCTAATAACGCCGTTAATTGTCAGGCTGAAGTTGCTACTGCCGGGCAAACGGGTGTGGAAATGGAAGCACTAACCGCCATCCAGATTACCCTGCTAACCATCTATGACATGTGCAAAGCGGTGGATCGCGGCATGGTAATAACCGATGTCTGTTTGCAGGAAAAAGCTGGAGGTAAATCAGGACACTGGCAACGCTCTGTATAA